A DNA window from Calderihabitans maritimus contains the following coding sequences:
- a CDS encoding acyl-CoA dehydratase activase-related protein: MAVKIGIPRALFYYYYYPLWQTFFMELGAEVLPSPSTNKKILDDGISRAVDETCLPVKLFYGHVMNLKEKVDCIFVPRLIGLERKAYICPKLMGLPDMIKANIPGLPDLLVVDIDLSRREEKLYQAVFQTGLYFTQNPFRIRKAWNQAVEEQERYQRMTWGGVLPCEALKIMEGQMPKVSHEGEFRVALLGHGYNLYDHHTSMDVIGKLRRLGTTVVTSDNVPREVIEREASRLPKRMFWTLGKRIIGAAFHFLQDPRIKGIIHLASFGCGPDSMIGELVERYIRRTRKLPFLMLTVDEHTGEAGVATRLEAFVDMLALRGAWS; the protein is encoded by the coding sequence ATGGCTGTCAAAATCGGGATTCCCCGGGCCCTTTTTTATTATTACTACTATCCTTTATGGCAAACGTTTTTCATGGAGCTTGGGGCTGAGGTATTACCCTCCCCTTCAACCAATAAAAAAATACTGGATGACGGTATTTCTAGGGCGGTAGACGAAACGTGTCTGCCGGTGAAACTTTTTTATGGGCATGTCATGAACCTGAAAGAAAAAGTCGACTGTATCTTTGTACCGCGTCTAATCGGCTTAGAGAGAAAGGCCTATATCTGCCCTAAATTAATGGGACTTCCCGATATGATAAAAGCCAATATACCTGGTCTTCCCGATTTATTGGTGGTCGATATCGATCTGAGCCGGCGGGAAGAAAAACTATACCAGGCCGTTTTTCAAACGGGACTGTATTTTACTCAAAATCCGTTTCGGATTCGGAAAGCTTGGAACCAGGCTGTGGAGGAGCAGGAGAGATACCAGCGCATGACGTGGGGCGGTGTATTGCCCTGTGAGGCGTTGAAAATTATGGAAGGCCAGATGCCAAAAGTTTCTCATGAAGGCGAGTTCAGGGTAGCCCTGCTCGGGCATGGGTATAATCTTTATGATCACCATACCAGCATGGATGTCATTGGCAAGCTTAGGCGACTGGGAACAACGGTGGTTACTTCCGATAACGTGCCGCGAGAAGTAATCGAACGGGAAGCATCCCGGCTCCCTAAGCGCATGTTCTGGACCCTGGGGAAAAGGATTATAGGGGCTGCCTTCCACTTTTTGCAGGACCCGCGCATCAAAGGGATTATCCACTTGGCTTCCTTCGGGTGCGGTCCCGATTCCATGATTGGGGAACTGGTAGAACGGTATATTCGTCGGACGCGCAAGCTACCTTTCCTAATGCTGACAGTCGACGAGCATACCGGTGAGGCCGGGGTGGCCACCCGCCTGGAAGCTTTTGTAGACATGCTGGCCTTGAGGGGGGCCTGGTCATGA
- a CDS encoding CoA protein activase, with translation MKVTFPHMGNLYIVVRALLEELGLEVVVPPACSKRTLTLGARHSPEFACLPLKVNLGNYMEAAERGADTILMAGGVGPCRFGYYAEIQREILKDLGYEYEMVVLEPPDQHFSEVLAKIRYLTGRRSWKEIFKALRLAWWKALAVDRVERRVQYLRPREEATGRVDEIYRKALGAIDDASGREAIDRAVKQAEEELNSVPQREGPVLKIGIVGEIYTILEPFVNLNMERHLGRLGAEVRRSIYLSEWIDEHLFFGLLGTGGSRKVKKLAVPHLNSFVGGHGRETVGCTVRFAREGFQGVIQVAPLTCMPEIVAHSILPGVGRQENIPVMTFYVDEQSGEAGIVTRLEAFLDLVGRSNYKEIGLVQG, from the coding sequence ATGAAAGTAACCTTTCCCCATATGGGCAATCTTTATATCGTGGTGAGGGCTTTGCTGGAGGAACTGGGACTGGAGGTGGTAGTTCCACCCGCCTGTAGTAAGAGAACACTCACTTTAGGAGCCCGCCATTCTCCTGAATTTGCCTGCCTGCCGCTGAAAGTTAACCTGGGGAATTACATGGAAGCGGCGGAAAGGGGAGCGGATACCATCCTTATGGCTGGAGGGGTAGGACCCTGTCGCTTCGGGTACTACGCTGAGATCCAGCGGGAAATATTGAAGGACCTTGGTTATGAATACGAGATGGTGGTACTGGAACCCCCCGACCAACATTTTTCCGAAGTACTGGCGAAAATTCGTTACCTTACCGGAAGGCGTTCCTGGAAGGAGATTTTTAAAGCCCTGCGTCTGGCCTGGTGGAAAGCTTTAGCGGTGGACCGGGTTGAAAGAAGGGTTCAGTATCTGCGCCCCCGGGAAGAAGCTACGGGCCGGGTGGATGAAATTTACCGGAAGGCTTTGGGGGCTATCGATGACGCCTCCGGAAGGGAGGCCATTGACCGGGCGGTGAAGCAGGCTGAGGAGGAACTGAACTCCGTTCCTCAAAGAGAAGGTCCGGTACTGAAAATCGGGATAGTAGGGGAAATTTATACCATCCTGGAACCCTTTGTCAACCTCAACATGGAGAGGCATCTGGGGCGGCTGGGAGCCGAAGTTAGACGGTCTATTTATCTCAGCGAATGGATTGACGAGCACTTGTTTTTCGGCCTTTTGGGAACCGGCGGGAGCAGGAAAGTAAAAAAGCTGGCCGTTCCCCACCTTAATTCTTTTGTAGGTGGTCATGGCCGGGAGACGGTTGGTTGTACCGTCCGCTTTGCCCGGGAAGGATTTCAGGGAGTAATACAGGTGGCTCCCCTTACCTGTATGCCGGAGATTGTGGCCCATTCGATCCTGCCCGGAGTGGGAAGGCAGGAAAACATACCTGTGATGACTTTCTATGTGGACGAACAGTCGGGGGAGGCGGGTATAGTCACCCGTTTGGAAGCATTTTTAGATCTGGTCGGCCGGTCAAATTATAAAGAAATTGGTTTAGTTCAGGGATAA
- a CDS encoding acyl-CoA dehydratase activase has translation MKVYLGIDVGSVSTNLVAMSENGEIRENIYLRTQGQPIVTVTRGLKMIEESLGSSCKVKGVGTTGSARYLTAAIVGADAVKNEITAHAVAASYLVPGVQTVLEIGGQDSKIIILRNGVVVDFAMNTVCAAGTGSFLDQQAARLNIPIEKFGELALKARTPVRIAGRCSVFAESDMIHKQQMGHRLEDIIAGLCEALVRNYLNNVGKGKEILPPVVFQGGVAANAGMRQAFAKALETDIIVPRYYNVMGAVGAALLAKEAVQKSGKTKFYGFELTNFTYDASSFECKGCANLCEVIEIRREEEVLARWGDRCGKWSNILSSTATG, from the coding sequence ATGAAAGTTTATTTGGGCATAGATGTAGGTTCGGTGAGCACCAATCTAGTGGCCATGAGTGAAAACGGAGAAATTAGGGAGAACATTTATCTGAGAACTCAAGGACAGCCAATTGTCACCGTAACCAGAGGTTTAAAAATGATCGAAGAAAGCCTAGGGTCGTCCTGTAAAGTTAAAGGGGTCGGCACCACCGGCAGTGCCCGCTACCTGACGGCGGCGATTGTAGGAGCTGATGCAGTTAAGAATGAAATAACCGCTCATGCCGTGGCTGCCTCCTACCTGGTACCGGGGGTTCAGACGGTACTGGAAATCGGCGGGCAGGATTCTAAGATCATTATCCTGCGCAACGGCGTGGTAGTGGATTTTGCCATGAATACGGTATGTGCCGCCGGTACGGGCTCCTTTTTGGACCAACAGGCTGCCAGGCTCAATATTCCTATTGAAAAATTCGGAGAACTGGCGCTCAAGGCCCGGACACCGGTGCGGATTGCAGGGCGCTGTTCAGTCTTCGCGGAGTCCGACATGATTCACAAGCAGCAGATGGGCCACCGCTTGGAGGATATAATTGCCGGTCTGTGTGAGGCGCTGGTAAGAAACTACCTGAACAATGTGGGAAAAGGCAAAGAAATTCTGCCCCCGGTAGTTTTTCAGGGAGGGGTAGCGGCTAACGCCGGTATGCGCCAGGCTTTTGCCAAGGCCTTGGAAACAGATATTATTGTACCCCGGTATTACAACGTGATGGGGGCGGTGGGAGCGGCTTTACTGGCCAAAGAAGCCGTTCAAAAATCCGGAAAAACGAAATTCTACGGCTTTGAACTGACCAACTTTACTTACGACGCTTCCAGTTTCGAGTGTAAGGGTTGTGCCAACCTTTGCGAAGTGATAGAAATCCGGAGGGAGGAAGAGGTGCTGGCCCGCTGGGGTGACCGGTGCGGCAAGTGGAGCAACATCCTGTCCTCAACCGCTACTGGATAA
- a CDS encoding TrpB-like pyridoxal phosphate-dependent enzyme — MKEPTKILLEEKDIPTRWYNIQADMPNLPKPPLNPASKKPLGPEDLSPIFPMDLIKQEVSTERWIDIPDEVREIYHLWRPTPLYRAHRLEKALDTPAKIYYKYEGVSPAGSHKLNTSVPQVYYNKKAGIKRIATETGAGQWGSALSLACRFFGLDCTVYMVKVSYHQKPYRRSFMELFGANVIPSPSEHTEAGRKILAENPDSLGSLGIAISEAVEDAATREDTNYALGSVLNHVLLHQTVIGLEAKKQLEKVDSYPDVVIGCCGGGSNFAGLSFPFLQDVLSGGRKTRVMAVEPSACPTLTRGKFAYDYGDTAKLTPISMMYTLGHDFVPPGIHAGGLRYHGDAPLVSQLYHDGFIEARAYPQRAVFEAAVTFARSEGIVPAPEAAHAVKAALDEAVACRESGEAKTILFCLSGHGFFDLAAYDAYLAGELEDIEYSPELLEQSLAKLPQVE, encoded by the coding sequence TTGAAAGAACCTACCAAAATTCTACTAGAAGAAAAAGACATTCCGACGCGGTGGTATAACATCCAGGCAGACATGCCGAACCTGCCCAAACCACCTCTTAATCCGGCCAGCAAGAAGCCTCTTGGCCCTGAAGATTTGTCTCCCATTTTCCCCATGGACCTGATTAAACAAGAGGTGAGCACCGAACGATGGATCGACATTCCCGACGAAGTCCGGGAAATATACCACCTGTGGCGCCCCACTCCCCTGTACCGGGCCCACCGGCTGGAAAAGGCCCTGGATACCCCGGCCAAAATTTATTACAAGTATGAGGGCGTGAGCCCGGCGGGTAGCCACAAGTTAAATACTTCGGTGCCTCAAGTTTACTATAATAAAAAAGCGGGCATCAAACGGATCGCCACCGAAACCGGCGCCGGGCAGTGGGGTAGCGCTTTGAGCCTGGCCTGCCGTTTCTTCGGTCTGGACTGTACTGTATACATGGTGAAGGTGAGCTACCATCAGAAACCTTACCGCCGTTCTTTCATGGAGCTATTCGGGGCCAATGTCATCCCCAGCCCCAGCGAACATACGGAAGCGGGAAGAAAGATTCTGGCCGAGAACCCCGATTCTTTGGGCAGCCTGGGTATTGCCATCAGTGAAGCGGTAGAAGACGCCGCTACCCGGGAAGATACCAATTACGCTCTGGGCAGCGTGTTAAACCATGTGCTGCTTCACCAGACGGTGATTGGTCTGGAAGCGAAGAAACAACTGGAGAAAGTGGATAGCTACCCGGATGTAGTTATAGGCTGCTGCGGGGGCGGCAGCAACTTCGCCGGTCTTAGTTTTCCCTTCCTGCAGGACGTATTAAGCGGCGGGCGTAAAACAAGAGTCATGGCGGTGGAGCCCAGTGCCTGCCCCACGCTGACCCGGGGCAAATTTGCCTACGATTACGGGGATACGGCAAAGCTGACACCGATAAGTATGATGTACACTTTGGGACACGACTTCGTACCTCCCGGCATCCATGCCGGAGGCCTTCGCTACCATGGGGATGCTCCCCTGGTAAGCCAGCTTTACCATGACGGCTTTATTGAGGCCAGAGCCTATCCGCAAAGGGCTGTGTTCGAAGCGGCGGTAACCTTTGCCCGTAGTGAGGGAATAGTACCGGCTCCTGAGGCGGCCCACGCGGTAAAGGCCGCCCTAGACGAAGCTGTTGCCTGCCGCGAAAGTGGAGAAGCGAAGACCATCCTTTTCTGCCTCAGCGGGCACGGTTTCTTCGACCTAGCGGCTTATGATGCCTACCTGGCCGGCGAGCTGGAAGACATAGAGTATTCGCCGGAACTATTAGAACAGAGCCTGGCCAAATTGCCTCAGGTGGAATAA
- a CDS encoding HD domain-containing phosphohydrolase, translating to MQNESSLLHFKELLEEAGLQQIQERVSIVTGLAVLVTDPEGKPISRASIPCSFCTMVNNTDSGRLRCMASRNELAKAAVKSGQPSLQLCHSGLAQIALPIKIKSETVAVTIGEGVSLKPLSLEMVPELARELGINGKELTEAARVIPVWTEERLREAVELFHAFTSTLFRLLNSRQQLWEKVEELKGWFELSQAVSSSLSLSEVAKRVPEIVPGVAGATGGLPVKLPQESPEFAVSDTNQEPRGGSGKEFVEGATGEANELRHLGSRTVEERLAAFSLPREVWEKITRAFTHPVKPEDVKFGEDEARFLSVLGTSFALALDRGLEEHAAMLKQLIEVGQLVSSSLEIDAIMRYALQSLKEVLGAKWCALRLLDEQTGELVLKANLEMSEDLPAEPERVRAEGTILGEVLKTARPLIVEDLAKGDPSLRLPYYSEEMRSVAVVPVQARGKVLGTLTVYTSSPHNWKEDTIGYLAIIASQVGLAVENAKLYESLRENYMSVVRALAAALEAKDKYTQGHSLRVARWAKAVARKMGLSEKEQEMVYIGGLLHDIGKVGVREYILLKADRLTEEEKKEIQSHPCVGAKILEPAKLPQEVVEAVLYHHEDYDGGGYPEGIAGDKIPLLARIIRVVDSYDAMTSDRPYRQAFSRQWVIEELNRCSGKQFDPEVVEAMKKVLEEDL from the coding sequence GTGCAAAATGAATCTTCACTACTGCACTTTAAGGAACTTTTGGAAGAAGCAGGATTACAGCAGATACAGGAACGAGTGAGTATAGTAACGGGCCTAGCAGTTTTAGTTACAGACCCGGAAGGTAAGCCGATTAGCAGGGCAAGTATTCCTTGCTCTTTCTGTACGATGGTCAATAACACGGACTCGGGCCGTTTGCGCTGTATGGCTTCCCGGAATGAATTAGCGAAGGCTGCTGTCAAATCCGGCCAACCCTCGCTGCAGTTGTGCCATTCCGGGCTGGCACAGATTGCCCTCCCCATTAAAATAAAAAGCGAGACGGTAGCTGTCACGATAGGGGAAGGCGTGAGCCTAAAACCGCTGTCTCTGGAGATGGTGCCGGAACTGGCGAGAGAGCTGGGCATTAACGGAAAGGAACTCACGGAAGCGGCACGGGTAATACCGGTGTGGACGGAAGAGCGCCTCCGGGAGGCAGTCGAACTTTTTCACGCCTTCACGAGTACTCTTTTTCGGCTTTTGAATTCGAGGCAACAGTTGTGGGAAAAGGTTGAAGAGCTCAAGGGCTGGTTTGAGTTGAGCCAGGCAGTATCGTCAAGTCTTTCTTTGTCAGAAGTAGCCAAGCGGGTCCCGGAAATCGTACCCGGAGTGGCCGGTGCCACCGGTGGGTTGCCGGTTAAGCTTCCCCAGGAAAGCCCGGAATTTGCTGTTTCGGATACCAACCAGGAACCGCGTGGGGGTTCTGGGAAAGAGTTTGTTGAAGGGGCAACGGGTGAAGCGAATGAGTTGCGCCACCTGGGAAGCAGAACAGTAGAGGAAAGGCTGGCGGCCTTTTCACTACCCCGCGAGGTGTGGGAGAAAATAACCCGAGCTTTTACCCACCCGGTTAAACCTGAGGACGTCAAGTTCGGCGAGGACGAAGCTCGCTTTTTGAGCGTCCTCGGTACAAGCTTCGCCTTGGCCCTGGACAGGGGTCTAGAGGAACACGCAGCAATGCTCAAGCAACTAATTGAGGTCGGCCAATTGGTATCTTCTAGCCTGGAAATAGACGCGATCATGAGATATGCGCTGCAAAGCCTAAAGGAAGTTTTAGGGGCGAAGTGGTGTGCGCTGAGGCTGCTTGACGAGCAAACGGGAGAACTGGTGCTGAAAGCGAATTTAGAAATGAGTGAGGATTTGCCAGCCGAGCCGGAGCGAGTGCGAGCAGAAGGCACGATCCTGGGCGAGGTGTTGAAAACGGCGAGGCCCCTGATTGTGGAAGATTTGGCCAAGGGCGATCCCTCTTTGCGCCTGCCATATTACAGCGAGGAAATGCGTTCCGTTGCTGTGGTTCCTGTACAGGCCAGGGGAAAGGTATTGGGTACATTGACTGTTTACACGTCTTCGCCTCATAACTGGAAGGAAGATACGATCGGTTATCTGGCGATCATAGCCAGTCAAGTGGGCCTGGCGGTAGAGAACGCAAAGCTTTACGAATCCTTACGGGAAAATTACATGAGCGTTGTAAGAGCGCTGGCCGCGGCGTTGGAAGCAAAAGACAAGTATACGCAGGGCCATTCGCTGCGGGTAGCACGGTGGGCAAAGGCAGTAGCTCGAAAAATGGGGCTTTCTGAAAAAGAACAGGAAATGGTTTATATAGGAGGGCTGTTGCACGATATAGGAAAGGTCGGGGTAAGGGAGTACATACTGCTCAAGGCAGACAGGCTTACCGAGGAAGAGAAAAAAGAAATACAGTCTCATCCCTGCGTGGGAGCGAAGATCCTGGAGCCGGCAAAGCTTCCGCAAGAAGTAGTTGAAGCAGTTCTTTACCACCACGAAGACTATGATGGCGGTGGTTATCCGGAGGGCATCGCTGGCGATAAGATACCGCTTCTGGCTCGGATTATCAGGGTGGTGGATTCTTATGACGCTATGACGTCGGACAGGCCTTATCGCCAAGCTTTTTCCCGCCAATGGGTAATAGAGGAACTGAACCGTTGTTCCGGGAAGCAGTTTGACCCGGAAGTGGTAGAAGCCATGAAAAAGGTTTTAGAGGAAGATTTATAA
- a CDS encoding ATPase domain-containing protein, whose translation MDKLITGIKNLDYILGGGIPAYSLNIVSGSPGSGKTILVQNIIFNNARAGRKSLYLTTISESQFKMVRHLQGFEFFSDDLLGEKVIYGDLGAVLREQGADKALGYLTEMIKKHLPNIVVIDSFKAIRDIFPDEKTFKAFVFDLAAALSIWEITVFLVGEYEEKELTLLSEFAIADGIFHLYGQEEKRFQKRFIRILKMRGTSFQQGEHLFQISPVGIEVFPRMRPEGEELQYGFKPGRKGFGIPSLDEMLYGGLTEGTITLVSGATGTGKTILALKFLLEGAEKGENGIFLSFEEPEAQLQNTARRLGWEIDKYLAQGRLSIEFISPIELDVDKHAFEILDLIREKKVERFVIDSISSFENSVSDPQKYRDYLWALGQQLKRRHISSIFTALNDDPFSPLIVSREQISLLADNIIILRYVEDGSSIKKVLGILKTRGSDHDKALREYEITPNGINILDKLNKADMLR comes from the coding sequence ATGGATAAATTGATAACGGGCATAAAAAATCTTGACTACATTCTTGGTGGCGGCATACCTGCTTATTCATTAAACATCGTTTCTGGCTCTCCGGGTAGCGGAAAGACGATACTAGTCCAAAACATCATATTTAACAACGCCAGGGCCGGTCGCAAAAGTCTATATTTGACTACCATATCGGAATCACAGTTCAAGATGGTAAGACACCTGCAGGGGTTTGAGTTTTTTTCGGATGATTTGTTGGGGGAGAAGGTTATTTATGGAGATTTGGGAGCTGTTCTACGGGAACAGGGCGCGGATAAGGCTCTGGGATACTTGACGGAAATGATTAAGAAACATCTACCAAACATAGTTGTAATTGATAGTTTCAAGGCCATAAGAGACATCTTCCCGGATGAAAAAACTTTTAAGGCTTTTGTTTTTGATCTGGCTGCCGCTCTATCGATATGGGAGATCACTGTATTTCTCGTCGGCGAATACGAAGAAAAAGAGCTGACGCTCTTAAGCGAATTTGCCATTGCGGATGGAATTTTTCACCTTTACGGGCAGGAAGAAAAGCGATTTCAAAAAAGGTTCATCCGTATTCTGAAAATGAGGGGGACCAGTTTTCAGCAAGGGGAACACCTGTTTCAAATTAGCCCGGTGGGGATAGAAGTGTTCCCGAGGATGAGGCCGGAGGGTGAAGAACTCCAGTATGGGTTCAAGCCGGGACGAAAGGGATTCGGAATTCCGAGTTTAGACGAAATGCTGTATGGTGGGTTAACAGAAGGGACTATCACCCTCGTTTCCGGTGCTACCGGTACGGGTAAGACGATACTCGCCCTTAAGTTTTTACTGGAAGGGGCTGAAAAAGGCGAAAATGGAATATTCCTTTCTTTTGAAGAGCCTGAGGCTCAACTGCAAAATACGGCCCGTCGTCTGGGATGGGAGATAGACAAATATCTGGCCCAGGGTCGACTGAGCATCGAGTTCATTTCCCCCATAGAACTGGATGTAGATAAACACGCTTTTGAGATACTGGACCTGATCAGGGAAAAAAAGGTGGAGAGGTTTGTCATCGATAGCATCTCCTCTTTTGAAAACAGCGTTTCTGACCCGCAAAAGTACAGGGATTATCTCTGGGCGTTAGGACAGCAGCTCAAGAGGCGGCATATCAGCTCTATATTTACGGCGCTCAACGATGACCCTTTTTCACCTTTGATAGTATCCAGAGAACAAATATCCTTACTCGCTGATAATATAATCATCCTGCGGTACGTGGAGGACGGTTCCAGCATCAAAAAGGTTCTTGGAATCTTGAAAACCCGTGGAAGCGACCATGACAAGGCCCTGAGGGAGTATGAGATTACTCCAAACGGAATAAATATCCTCGACAAATTAAACAAAGCAGATATGCTAAGGTGA
- a CDS encoding GGDEF domain-containing protein, with the protein MPTNLLLSVSVKYWQEFQDTLAKVMDANIYIFDINGGSFSRFSLPVELCQEVNKGRELRNEKCISFYKSALASLEDKDIVTCPYGIKLCAYRLGSYAQKIGFLVVAPTRLRTQVGLEEENTFVSKANSIYQTINEVLKAILEKNLLGLRRLELNSIYEISRLMTSIVELDKVLDLITNSLIIIYKAELCVVGLREGDKIKVAQAKGEHAQPLIGREWPLVHPLMEQVFSKVEPSFLSLEELRPLPGFAGVEVTPGAEILIYPLWTALGAVGLLGIVAPVSMDDNGDKNLQIYANFAAVALSNATLIRRLEREAETDVLTGFFNKRALRNILANELERTVRYGTPLSVIFLDIDDFKAYNDAFGHLSGDVVLEKTAEIIRNSIRTVDIAGRYGGEEFVIILPGTNKEGAVRVAERIRKSIETFPFPHRRITASIGIASAQKDDSIDLLLARADQACYRAKKEGKNRFCLNLP; encoded by the coding sequence ATGCCAACCAACCTTCTCCTAAGCGTCTCAGTAAAGTACTGGCAGGAGTTTCAGGATACGCTGGCCAAGGTCATGGACGCAAACATTTACATCTTTGATATAAACGGTGGTTCTTTTTCCCGCTTCAGTTTGCCTGTTGAATTATGCCAGGAGGTAAATAAAGGGAGGGAACTCCGTAACGAAAAGTGTATCAGTTTTTATAAGTCCGCCCTCGCTTCCTTAGAAGATAAAGATATTGTTACCTGTCCTTACGGGATTAAACTTTGTGCATACCGTTTGGGCTCCTATGCCCAAAAGATAGGGTTTCTGGTGGTCGCTCCTACCAGGCTTAGAACCCAGGTGGGACTTGAGGAAGAAAATACCTTTGTGTCGAAAGCAAACAGCATTTACCAGACGATCAATGAAGTTCTTAAGGCCATCCTGGAAAAAAACCTGTTAGGATTAAGGAGGCTTGAACTGAACAGCATCTATGAGATCAGCCGCCTGATGACCTCGATCGTCGAACTGGACAAGGTTCTGGATCTTATAACGAATTCGTTGATCATAATCTACAAGGCCGAGCTATGCGTTGTCGGCCTTCGAGAGGGAGATAAAATCAAAGTAGCGCAGGCTAAAGGGGAACACGCCCAACCATTGATCGGAAGGGAATGGCCGTTGGTCCACCCGCTGATGGAACAGGTTTTTTCAAAAGTTGAGCCGTCATTCCTGAGTCTTGAGGAATTAAGGCCTCTACCGGGTTTTGCCGGTGTAGAGGTTACTCCCGGAGCTGAAATTCTAATTTATCCCCTCTGGACTGCTTTGGGGGCCGTCGGTTTGTTAGGTATAGTGGCCCCTGTTTCCATGGATGACAACGGAGACAAAAACCTGCAGATATATGCAAACTTCGCTGCGGTGGCCCTGTCCAACGCGACCCTTATACGCCGCCTGGAAAGAGAAGCCGAAACCGACGTCCTGACCGGTTTCTTTAACAAGCGTGCCCTGCGGAACATATTGGCTAACGAACTCGAGAGGACAGTCAGGTACGGTACTCCTCTTTCGGTTATTTTCCTGGACATAGATGACTTCAAGGCTTACAATGATGCTTTTGGCCACCTGTCCGGCGATGTGGTGCTGGAGAAAACGGCAGAGATAATAAGAAACTCCATCAGGACGGTGGATATTGCGGGCCGGTACGGGGGCGAGGAGTTTGTAATCATTCTTCCGGGAACAAACAAGGAAGGTGCGGTAAGAGTGGCAGAAAGAATACGGAAATCTATAGAAACTTTCCCTTTCCCGCACCGCCGGATCACGGCAAGCATTGGCATAGCCTCGGCACAGAAAGACGATTCTATCGATTTGCTGCTGGCAAGGGCGGATCAGGCCTGTTATCGAGCCAAGAAAGAAGGAAAAAACCGCTTCTGCTTGAACCTGCCCTGA
- a CDS encoding STAS domain-containing protein, with amino-acid sequence MDNNRLEMLVEELGASEQERKLWRKLLREAVSGAGGNELRQALREPLCDLLQELGEVNLGAKLKFVIERIPTFPTAELLPLILELCGELRHHSEQTVCELEHMLSELGAPIIRVWTDVLLVPLIGGFDSDRAQALVERLLERASTTRAKVVVVDVTGVSTIDTAVGGFLIEMFSAVKLLGAEVILTGIKPEIAHTLVKLGIDFRMVAIARDLEDALRQAIALLEEERKQRRQIAWAQGSNFSGEGEEHHDT; translated from the coding sequence GTGGACAACAACCGGCTAGAAATGCTTGTGGAGGAACTGGGGGCCAGTGAGCAGGAAAGAAAACTATGGCGCAAACTCTTGCGGGAAGCTGTTTCGGGTGCCGGCGGAAATGAGTTGCGCCAGGCGTTAAGGGAACCCTTGTGTGATTTGCTTCAGGAACTGGGAGAAGTGAATCTAGGGGCAAAGTTAAAGTTTGTTATCGAGCGCATACCGACTTTTCCAACTGCCGAGCTTTTGCCGTTGATCCTAGAGCTCTGCGGTGAGCTGCGCCACCATAGCGAGCAGACGGTTTGCGAGCTTGAGCATATGCTTTCGGAGTTGGGAGCGCCAATTATTCGCGTTTGGACGGATGTCTTGCTGGTGCCGCTGATTGGTGGCTTCGATAGTGATCGGGCGCAGGCTTTGGTAGAAAGGCTTTTGGAGCGTGCCAGTACTACGCGGGCCAAAGTGGTAGTCGTGGACGTCACAGGGGTCTCCACGATTGATACCGCAGTAGGTGGTTTTCTTATTGAAATGTTTAGCGCGGTCAAGCTACTAGGAGCGGAGGTTATCTTAACCGGCATCAAGCCCGAAATTGCCCACACTTTGGTAAAGCTGGGGATCGATTTCCGCATGGTGGCGATAGCGCGTGACCTTGAAGATGCTCTGCGCCAGGCTATAGCCCTCCTCGAGGAAGAGAGGAAGCAGCGTAGACAAATCGCATGGGCGCAGGGCAGTAATTTTTCAGGCGAAGGTGAAGAGCACCATGACACATAA
- a CDS encoding STAS domain-containing protein — MTHKERVVPTIRVGDCLLVPIQIDLDDKTVEQLQAQLLAEIQEQRVRAVILDVRMVEVIDSYISYTLSETAAMARLMGCRTVICGIRPPVALTLAQMGIELQGFLVARDLEHALTLV, encoded by the coding sequence ATGACACATAAAGAAAGGGTAGTTCCAACCATAAGGGTGGGTGATTGTTTGCTGGTGCCCATACAGATAGACCTGGACGATAAAACTGTGGAGCAGCTGCAGGCACAACTTTTGGCGGAAATTCAGGAACAGCGGGTACGGGCGGTTATTTTGGACGTACGGATGGTAGAGGTAATTGACAGCTATATATCCTATACTCTTTCCGAGACTGCTGCTATGGCCCGCCTGATGGGTTGCCGCACGGTGATCTGCGGTATCCGGCCTCCTGTGGCCCTAACTCTGGCCCAAATGGGAATAGAATTGCAGGGTTTTTTGGTTGCCCGAGACCTTGAGCACGCATTGACTCTAGTATAG